The Agelaius phoeniceus isolate bAgePho1 chromosome 2, bAgePho1.hap1, whole genome shotgun sequence region GctcagcagctggagaggctcGTGGTGCCCCAGGGAAGTGTCACAGAGGACACGGGGTGAAGGTCAGACCACGGCTGTTGAGCACGACCAGTGGGAGATGCAGGATGAGCCCAGAGGCCGGTGACCTGGGGCAGCTGGAAGGGCTTGCTGACGTCTTGTGGGCCGCTTGCATCCCCCAGGACCCGTGGGCCTCTCTCTGGGAGCcgctgcccctgcagctggctCCGAGCCCGGTGTGCCACAGGAACCTTCTGCCTGCTCTGATTGCAGGGCATTGCACCACGCTGCCCCAGGGATGTGCCAAGGCCTGacggggccctgctgctggccacagctgGTGAGAGGTTTCTGCTCTGGTCCCAGGGGGATGTTGGCAGACAAGGCAGATCAGGCATCCTGGCGTGGCAGGGGGTGCTGGCTCTGTACCCACACTGTTCTGGCCAGCACGGGGAAAGATCTTCTTCTTCCTGATTGTTGAAGCAAATCAGAGTAGCAGCACTTCCTTTAAATCTGTTTAGGGACATCATATCCATGAGAGAGCAGTGACCTGGCACTGGGCTCAGtgggaggaagagaagagaTAAAGCACAGTTTTGACCCAAAATATTGAAtgagtaaaaaaccccaaattccatttTCTAACCAGTCCCAGACATCCTAATCACAAATCCTGCCCAGCCCTAATAATGGGGGGCTGCCagttcccttcccttcccacagGGCAGGTTCCCTGCCTGAACACCCTTGCCTTTCAATTTTTGTGGTGCTCTGGCCTTATCTGTacccctggctgctgcctaCCATTTTCGTCAGCAGATACTGGGGGAAAGCACCACCCAAATTCACACCTGCTCACCCCAGTCTGGCTCTGTGGTCAGGCAATGTGGCTGTAAGTTAGCAAGGTGTGCTCAGGGCAAAGGCAGTGGAGGGAGAACATCATTCCCGTCTGCTCAGCCCTGATGAGgcctcacctggagtgctgtgtccagttctggtcTTTCTGgtacaagagagacatggacatACTGGAGAGAGTCCAGTTAAGGGCCACAAAGGTGCAGAAGAGAAGGAGTATCTTCcatatgaggaaaggctgagagagctggtgGTGTCCATATTAGGAAAGAGAATACTGAGAAAGTTTTGATCAGTGTTTGTAAAGATGTGATGGCAGTCAAGAGATTACTCCAGAATCTTCCTACTGGTCTTCAGTGACAGGACAGGAAAAGAGTGGcaggcacaaactgaaacataAAATAAATCTCATCTAAACATGAGAAgaaaacctttcttttttttcctaaaactgAAGGTGCTCAAACACTGACACAGGGTACCCAGAAAGGGGATGGAATCTTCGTTCTCAGAGATATCCAATGGTCCCATTGTTGACCTTGCTTGAGCAGTTGTTGAAGCAGATTGtctccagaggtgccttccaacctCTCCAGCACTGActctgtctctgtccctgcctctTATCCCCTTTGCTGCCAGTCCAGGAGCTGGGTGCAGGCTGCTCACAGCACTTGACGAGGAGGATGCTCTGCCAGGCCTGGGTGGAGATTGGAATACTCCAAAGCAGGGCTGCTTTGGGGTGGGCCCCACAGTCTCTGAACTCTTGTCATTGCCCCTCCAAGGACCCTCCTTCAGACTTGGAACTTTCATGTTTCTCCTCAGCTGACAActtctgaattttaaaagtaCCTTTTCTAACTCCCTAGTCACTTTTAAATCCTACTGCTGGCCATATTACTCCTTTATAAGCAGTTTGGGGCAAGCACCTTCCGACAAGTATCACCTGTTCATTATCACCTTCTTTTAGCAGCACTGCTCTCTAGGCCAGCTGCCACAGTAGGGCTGGGTGAGACCCACCAGACCAGCACAGAAGAAGGTGAGTTTTCAGGCAGAGCACATAAGAAATTCACCTTCTCTGGATAAACCCACCACTTGTTCTCCTTCTCCACTCCTCAAAACTGCCCAGATCAAGGCAGCTTTCCCATGGTGCTGCCTGCAACCTGTCTGCcctgggggaagggggaaggcACCACCCTGGGCCTCCAGCAGGGGTAAGGACAGTGGTGACAGGGCAGGATTGGAAAGTACCTGGCAGACCCCAGGCACCTCCTCACCACCACACTCAGAGCACAGGGATGCAGTGGGACCCCCAGCCAGCTCGGGTGAAGGCCACGGGGTGGCTCAGAAGAGATTGCACAGAGCCAGGGACATGGTGTAGCTaagtcccagctgggctggagccaaGCGCAGCCCTGTGGCCATCCAGCCCAAGCAGGGCTAGCAGGGGAGGACAGCAGGGGAGGGACGTGCCCCAGCACTGCATAAAAAGCCCCCGCAGGGCCAGGGAGCAGTGAGCCTGTGagaagagcccagagcagcagtgccagagctgtaggagaagggccaTGGAGCAGTACTTCTCAGCCACGCAGAagatggagcaggaggtgaTGTTCCCCAGCCTGCTGCGAGGGGTCTTcccgcaggaggagggggcagccccggctgccgaGAGCCGCACGGACCTCTACGAGCGCTACCAGCTCCTCAAGGCCATCAAGCCCATGGTGGAGAAAGGCCTGGCCTCTGTGGGTGACCAGAGCGCCAGCGGTGCCGACACAGACCCAGCCTTAGATGAGGGTGCAGACAGCAATCTGGAAGAACGCCTGTCCCATCATGTCAATGGCTTGCAGCAAGTTCTGACAGACCTCACCAAAAACACCAAGGCCCTGACCCGCAGGTACAGCCAGATCCTGGAGCAGATCAACCTTAGTGAAGATCAGTCCAGCTCTTGAGCCTGCACTTCCTGTCTCTGAGGTAAGAGCTTGGGGACATGCAGTGCCAAGGAAGAGCTGGCTGAGGGGTAACATGCTTTGTCCTCATGCCCAAACAGCTGTGTGGTGTTGTAATGTTTGCAtcacacccccaaatcccaggagtTCTGAGTCTGCACTTCATTGCTCAAGAGAAACATCCTCCCGGATTCGTCTTTCTCAATTGCCATTGGTGCAAGCTGTGTCAGCAAACAAAGGCAACTGCATGAGCTCCATGCTGTCCCCAAGGCTCCTCAGTTTGCAGCACAGGCAATGTCTTTCTGCTGCTGGCCAGACACTAATGATCCCAGGGACAAAACAGATGGGTGGTTGAAATACTGTGACTGGACTCCAGGAGCTGCTAGACACTGGTGCTCCAGTTACTTATCTTTTGTCTCTGGTGGAAAATGCAACAGTCATTTTTAGGCAGGAGTTTGGCACTTTCAGGTTTCCAAATATCTAACTTTGGCACACCACCTGCAAACAGCTCAGACACTTCAGTCTTCCCCTAgcctgaaaagcaaaaccatTCTCCATGCTGGTGGGCCTTTCATCCCCTGAGACCCCTTGGGGAGACATCCTCATGATCCATTAAAGATGGGGCTCATGGCCAAGGTCATTGTAGTGAAATGGAGAGTGTAGAAAAATAATGACAACAACAGAGGGCATTAACAGGACTTTACCCTTATTTAGGAAGACAGCCAGACAGGAATGAGGACATCCTGACCATGTGTGTTATCCCCACAGGGTCTGTTCTCCAAGTCCAGTGGCACTTCTCCTGAGTCAAGTCCCACTGAGGAGCGTCCTTTGTGGGCAGCACAGAGCTTGGCTGTCTGCCTGCTGGGTGCTGTCTGTACCATCTGACTTGTCCCGTGGCCGATCCTGCTGGCAAACTTCCTGCTTCGTGTCTCTCCTGTCCTAGGGGGATTTCTGCGGGGCAGAAATGAGTGGTTTGTGTTCTTGCTATGTAGAAGGCATCTGTAACTTTGAAGGGAtgcttttttctgtgtgtgcctAAACCCCTCCAAACCATTCTCTTTggaaatgtaaataaaatgCAAAGCCTTGTGCAGATGTGTTCTGTGTTTCCTACAAGCTGTCACTTCTGTTGAACTACCGTCCCCCGGTACATGATGGTGAAGGACCTTGGCCACCAAGGCCATGCTTCAGTGCAGGGAGATGAGCTGGGTTTCTTTGGCAGGGTTTTGAGATGAATGCTCCCCCAGCTCTCTGTCTCTCCCACCTTACAAAACCTCAGTGTAATCCTGCCATCATTCTGTGCTTGGAGCCGAATCCCAACCTGCTCCCCAGCATCCTTCTTTCCC contains the following coding sequences:
- the LOC143693477 gene encoding mid1-interacting protein 1A-like; amino-acid sequence: MEQYFSATQKMEQEVMFPSLLRGVFPQEEGAAPAAESRTDLYERYQLLKAIKPMVEKGLASVGDQSASGADTDPALDEGADSNLEERLSHHVNGLQQVLTDLTKNTKALTRRYSQILEQINLSEDQSSS